The Hymenobacter monticola DNA segment CAGAACCCGCCCGGGTCCAGCGACACCACGGCGCCAAGCACCCCGCCGCGCCGGGCCAACTCCAGGACTAACCGGGCACCCATGGAGCTGCCCACCGCGTCGATGCCCAGCAGGCCCTGCTCGGCCAGAAAGGCCGTCAGCGCATCGGCCAGCGTGCCGATGGTGTGCGGCCCCGCCAGCGGCGGCGACGCCCCGTGCCCGGGCAAGTCCACGGCGATGACCTCGTGCTCGGCCGCCAGGGCGTCGAGAATCGTGCTCCAGGAGCGGCCGCTGCCGCCAATGCCGTGAACCAGGAGCAGGGGCGGGCCGGAGCCCCGCCGGATGAAATGAAGTGCCATAGCAAAAGAGAACAAGCTGCCCGGCCGCCACACGGGCCGCCAGGCTTTAACGTGAAGGGCCGCCGAACGGCCTAAATCGGCTGGCTACGCGCCGGGCGTGAGCACCACCTTGGTGCAGTTATCCTTTTTGTGGCGGAAAATGTCGTAGCCGTGGGGGGCCTGCGAGAGGGGCAGGCGGTGGGAGATGATGTCGTCGAGGCGCACGTCACCGTTGGCCACGTGTTGCAACAGCTTGTCGATGTGCTTGTGCGCGGGGGCCTGCCCGCCCTGCATGATGATGCCCTTGTCGAAGAACTGGTGGATGGGAAAGTTGTCGAAGGGCGAGGAGTATACGCCCAGCACCGACACGAAGCCGCCACGGCGCACGGCGCTCATGCAGGCCAGCAAGACCTTGTCGGAGCCTTTCTCCAGGTTCACAACGGCCTTGGCCCGGTCGAGCAGGCTGCGGTCGGGCTCGAAGCCCACGGCTTCCACGCATACGTGCGCCCCGTAGCCGCCCGACATGCTGCGAATAGCGTCGACCACCTGCTGGTGGTCTTCCCACAAAATGCCCTCGGCGTTAGCGGCTTTCTTGGCCAAATCCAGCCGGTACTGCTGGGTGTCGACTATAATAACGCGGCTGGCCCCGCGCAGCCAGGCCGACTTGGCGGCCATGATGCCCACCGGACCGGAGCCGAAGATGGCCACGATTTCGCCGCCTTTCACATTAGCCCAGTCAATGCCGGAGTAGCCGGTGGGGAAAATGTCGGTCAGAAACAGCACCTGCTCGTCGGTGAGGTTGTCGGGCACTTTGCGGGGCCCGAAATCGGCGTAGGGCACACGGGCGTACTCGGCCTGGCCACCGTCGTAGCCGCCGTACAAGTCGGTATAGCCGAACAGGGCACCGCCCTTCTCCGTGAGCAGGCCGCCTTCGGGGCCGTAGTGCTCGGGGTTGGAGTTTTCGCAGTGGCCGGGCAGGTCGTGGTTACAGAACAGGCAGTGCCCGCAGGCAATGGGGAAGGGTACCACTACCCGGTCACCGCGCTTGAGGTTGGTCACGCCCTTGCCCACTTCCTCCACGATGCCCATGAACTCGTGGCCCAGGGTCATGGGGCGGGGCTGGGGGATGCTGCCGTTGTAGATGTGCAAATCAGAGCCGCAGATGGCCGTGCTCGTGACGCGGATGATGGCGTCGCGGTCGTCCTGGATAGTGGGGTCATCGACCGTGTCAACGCGCACGTCGCGCATGCCGTGAATTCGGAGGGCTTTCATGGAAAAAGTGGGTTGAAGATGAGAAGTAAGGGCTGATGGGCAAGAGGCTGTTTGGGCAAGGTGAAGCTTGCCAGGGCACACTAAAAAAAGTCGGACCCTGCACGCAGGGCCGGACCTGGGGAGCAGCGCCGAGCCGTTAGCTGACTTGGCCGCCGCGCACCTGCGTGCTGGTGACAAAGTCAATCAGGTCGCGGTTGAGCTTGTCCTTCTCGGTGATGAACAGGCCGTGCGGGGCGTCGCTGTAGGCGATGTAGGTGGCGTGGGACAGGTGGTCCTTCATCCGGTCGCCGCTGTTTTTGATGGGCACCGTCTTGTCGTCTTCGCCATGAATCACCAGCGCGGGCACCCGGATGCCGGCCAAGTCCTGGCGGAAGTCCGTTTCGGCAAAGGCGTGGGCGCAGGCCACCGTGGCCTGGTGCGAGCCGAGCGAGGCCATGTTGAACGACCAGTCCAGCACAGCCTGGCTGACGGGCTTGCTCAGCGCCCCTTCGCCGTAGAACTGCTTGCCGAAGGTCTGTAGGAAGTCGAACCGGTCCTTGGCCAGGTTCTGCTGGATGTCGTCGAAGGTGGACTTGTCCACGCCGTCGGGGTTGTCTTCGGTTTTAAGCAGGTAGGGCGTCACCGAGGAAACGAACACGACCTTGGCCACGCGGGCTCCGCCGTGGCGGCTCATGTAGCGGGCCACCTCGCCGCCGCCCATGGAAAAGCCCACCAGCGTCACGTTCTGCAGGTTCAGCGTGTCGAGCACGGCCTTGAGGTCATCGGCGAACGTGTCGTAGTCGTAGCCCTCGAAGGGCTGGGAGGAGTTGCCGAAGCCGCGGCGGGTGTAGGCAATGGCGCGAATGCCGTGCTTGGGCAGCTCGCCCAGTTGGTAAGCCCAGGCCTCGTGGCTCTGGGGCCAGCCGTGGATAAGTACCACCGGGGCGCCCTGGCCCTGGTCGGTGTAGTGCAGCTTGATGTCTTCGCCGTTGGCGTCCTGGCCGACTTTGATGTAGCTCATGCGGGAAAGAGGTTGTAAAGGTGAACGAAAGAATATAGGTACCTACGTCGGGCGTAAACCCCTAGTTTACGCCCGACAATATCTTGTTAGTGAGGCGCCAGCAGCGGGGCTTACTGGAAAGCGGCCTTGAGTCGCGACGCTGCGAAGTCCAGGGCCTCGGTAGCCTTGGGCACCACGTCGTGGGTGCCAAAAAACTCGTGGGTGGTGCCGGTGTAGAGCATGTATTGGTTGGCCACGCCCACCTGCGTGAGCTTATCCGAGAGTTGCTTGCCTTCGGTTTGCAGCGGGTCGATTTCGGCGGCTACGATGGTGGTGGCTGGCAGGCCGCGCAGGTCGGCCACGTCCGTCAGCGAAATGAGCCGGTCGTCGCCGTCGGCCATGGTGCGGAAATAGTTCGCGGTGAAGTACTGCACGTTGGGCCGGTTCAGGGGCTGGGCGTTGGCGTACTGGTTGTAGGAAGCCGTATTCAGGTCGTTGTTGGCCACTGGGTACACCGAGAGAATGTGCGTGGGCAAGGTGAGGGTGCGCTCCTTCGCCAGCAAAGCCACGGCCACGGCCATGTTGCCGCCGGCCGATTCGCCGGCCGTGGCCACCTTGGCCGGGTTCCCGCCGAAGGAAGCGGCGTTGTCACGGGCCCATTTGTAGGCAGCATAGGCATCCTCGTGGGCGGCGGGGAACTTGGCTTCGGGCGAGAGGCGGTAGTCCACGTTCACCACGATGGCGCCGGTTTTCTCGGCCAGGGCCTTGGCCGACGGCTCGTACACGTCCA contains these protein-coding regions:
- a CDS encoding zinc-dependent alcohol dehydrogenase, translated to MKALRIHGMRDVRVDTVDDPTIQDDRDAIIRVTSTAICGSDLHIYNGSIPQPRPMTLGHEFMGIVEEVGKGVTNLKRGDRVVVPFPIACGHCLFCNHDLPGHCENSNPEHYGPEGGLLTEKGGALFGYTDLYGGYDGGQAEYARVPYADFGPRKVPDNLTDEQVLFLTDIFPTGYSGIDWANVKGGEIVAIFGSGPVGIMAAKSAWLRGASRVIIVDTQQYRLDLAKKAANAEGILWEDHQQVVDAIRSMSGGYGAHVCVEAVGFEPDRSLLDRAKAVVNLEKGSDKVLLACMSAVRRGGFVSVLGVYSSPFDNFPIHQFFDKGIIMQGGQAPAHKHIDKLLQHVANGDVRLDDIISHRLPLSQAPHGYDIFRHKKDNCTKVVLTPGA
- a CDS encoding alpha/beta fold hydrolase, giving the protein MSYIKVGQDANGEDIKLHYTDQGQGAPVVLIHGWPQSHEAWAYQLGELPKHGIRAIAYTRRGFGNSSQPFEGYDYDTFADDLKAVLDTLNLQNVTLVGFSMGGGEVARYMSRHGGARVAKVVFVSSVTPYLLKTEDNPDGVDKSTFDDIQQNLAKDRFDFLQTFGKQFYGEGALSKPVSQAVLDWSFNMASLGSHQATVACAHAFAETDFRQDLAGIRVPALVIHGEDDKTVPIKNSGDRMKDHLSHATYIAYSDAPHGLFITEKDKLNRDLIDFVTSTQVRGGQVS
- a CDS encoding alpha/beta hydrolase; the protein is MKHPSSLRLWHPATRWGRLGICLLLLGATLPACNNDDNDEPAPGLIQPTGTPTVPFGEAMDAQMRAVIEQFVSYSTPPLPTLTPRQARMAPSVTDAVRDLLKKNNRSPKAAAVTTTQRLIPGAYTPQSAPDGILVRLYTPTSGTGPFPVIVYYHGGGWVIGLLDVYEPSAKALAEKTGAIVVNVDYRLSPEAKFPAAHEDAYAAYKWARDNAASFGGNPAKVATAGESAGGNMAVAVALLAKERTLTLPTHILSVYPVANNDLNTASYNQYANAQPLNRPNVQYFTANYFRTMADGDDRLISLTDVADLRGLPATTIVAAEIDPLQTEGKQLSDKLTQVGVANQYMLYTGTTHEFFGTHDVVPKATEALDFAASRLKAAFQ